In a genomic window of Quercus lobata isolate SW786 chromosome 4, ValleyOak3.0 Primary Assembly, whole genome shotgun sequence:
- the LOC115983732 gene encoding uncharacterized protein LOC115983732 — protein sequence MESLASVKLSIPGGRWKLASHDTRFFLTVLRLDWYFVGFVHLSDSLFVEIEIGQSVVVDDPDGPFTVKAFDANHCPAKYRFEVPTGSRRINSMFICNNISVVSGDEDVPLNCILNCFASSIP from the exons ATGGAATCTCTCGCTTCTGTGAAACTGAGTATCCCTGGGG GAAGATGGAAACTAGCTTCCCATGATACAAGATTCTTCCTTACAGTACTACGTCTAGATTGGTATTTTGTGGGGTTTGTCCACCTTAGTGATTCATTGTTTGTGGAAATTGAAATTGGGCAGTCGGTGGTTGTGGATGATCCTGATGGGCCTTTCACTGTCAAGGCTTTTGATGCCAACCACTGCCCTG CTAAATACAGATTTGAGGTCCCTACTGGAAGCAGAAGAATAAACAGTATGTTCATCTGTAACAACATATCTGTGGTCTCAGGTGATGAAGATGTACCACTAAATTGTATCCTTAACTGTTTTGCTAGTTCCATTCCTTGA